GACTGTGGCAACCATCACCATTTCAAGCCTTTGTCGTTCATATCAGTGATTGATTACACGAGTAAAAACAAAGGCTGACAGATGAAAGTAAAACACAGAGGACGTCTTGTAAACAATAGTGAAGGTGTCGGTGGACAGGACATATGGTAGCGGGTTTACATTCTGCTTGATAAGCAATATGACTGACATGCCACTGTTGTTAGAAACAAAAATACCCAGGAGATACACAACAACGTTATAcagaaataaaaagacaaaataattatGTGACCAAAACACAACCCTAGCTTGGAAGAACCCAACACAAACCAAGAATATCATTAAGTGTGGGAGGTTAAAAATCCAAACATGAATGTCGATGTGGACCAGCTTGGAGGTGTGTAACTATACTTCTAGCCACTTTGTCTGCACAGTGTAATAGCACTCGACTACACAACCCAAATGCTTCAGTGACTTGATTGACTGACAGTATGTAGAAGGCCTTTGAGAGTATATAGAGCGTGAGCAGAACAGAATCATATTTTGAACAATAAAAGCCAATCCATTTAGCAAAGACTATATCGATTTCAGCATGCGTCTGCGTGATTCCATTTGGCTGCTTTCTGGAAAGTAATCGCATAGCGCTTAGAGGATGtaaacaaattgtaaaaataacattgaCAACACCTTCTTTGACTGGAGTGAGTTGTATcagtttaatttattgtattggaTTCAGAAAAGGATCTGACCGACTAATGAGTTGTGGTAAATATACAGAAATACTGTATCCAATTTGAAAGGCCACATCCTGTACAGTCATTGAGTACTTCGCGTTATACCTCACTGGCGCCATCTAGTGGGTAAGAATTACAACGTGTAAGGCTGAGCAGTAATGAGTAACAATAGTGACAGTAAAAGTTCAAAGGTCAGCATGGACTGAAACCTTTCAACTCCCCAGATCCGCTCTCAATTTGGACGTGTGTGAACAGAAGATGCTGGATGGTTTTAGACAACGATATTGGATGAGTAGAAAATATTTCGAGCCAAATTAAAAAACTTGTAGtcaaataaatttaaaacaaacatatcCGCAATGGTTCTGTTAATGACTGACATCGCTTATGCTTTtaattcaaacaataaatatctatgtgactttgcccAACAATGAGTACATTAGTTTTCACCCGAAAAGGCATTTTCTTGGTTTGAGATTTCGCCGATATAGCTGTGTAATAAAGCAATGAGTAATATTCCTCTTCGTTAAATAAGTCCTCCTCTATTCTGCTACATGTGTAGAAATGTGTTTGTTGGCCTTTTTGGAGGCCTATTAAATCCAGAAGTGGGGTCTGTCAGCCATTTGTAAGTTATGGTGATGTCATTCCAGGTGATAAGTTATAGGTAGGACTATACAACTTTGCGTTTCCAATACTGACAGAATTGGGTACATATTTGGCCCACAGATATGAGGGAGGGAAAGTGCTGCCCAAAAGTGAACTGTACATAAAAAgatactttttatttcttttatgcTTTTCTTTACACTTACTTGAGTGATATTACAGTACATAGGTTATTTACAACTGTGCAGTAATGTGTGGCAAAATAAATTATCTAGAAGGCAGCAAGAATACATTGGTTAACGAATATAAAAACTGTACATAATTTAcggaatacaacttttttttcacttttttcccccattaaacTAATATTGGCTCTGTAGTGTTTCAAGTCACTTCCTCAGAAACAATGAAATGCCCAAGTAaagaaatagacaaaaacaatattttccccCACCTGACAAACCACAATTTCTCTGCATCGTCTCTATATGAATGTCAACATTCGTTATGTTTGTTTCTTCTAGTTGTCCTGTGGTGCTTTTGCAGCCCAAGGTGCTCCAATGCGTTTGCGGAGCATACGGAGTCGTCGTGAACACACTGGTCTGACCACAGGGACCCACCACGCTCCTCGTTGTGTGTTATGCATGGCCGAGAGGCTCCACCAACAGTTTTTTCCTCTTAGGCttgtgcgcgcacgcacacacacacgcgcgcgcacacacacacgcgcgcgcacacacacacgcgcgcacacacacacacacatacacacacacacacacacacacacacgtaaacgTCCGCCGTCTTCCAAGCCGTTGCAGGCCTGTCCATTTGTTGCGTTAAACCTGGTGCAATTTTAACAGTGTGTGCAGCCCAAATCTGTCAGCACCTCCGCTGCTAGATTCCTGGTCTGTCACTTGTAGTCATCTTGCAGTGGATTCTCACAAGATCCACAGGATGTTGACATCCTTTGTGGAAGCATTGACGAGTGCTCCTGGCGCCAACAGGTGAGGATCCTTTTCAGTTTCCTGCCATCGGCACAAGTACCATGCTGTTGGGAGAGCTCCTATTTGACACATCTCCCCAGTGGTGGGTCTTGTGAAGAAAAgcccaaaaaaatgaatgcagaAAATATATCTCTGTCCCCTTGTCTCACCACAGCATGAGCACAAAGGAGTCATGGGCCAGTGCTGTAAAGCAAAAACGGTTTCTGCTTTTTATGCTCTGATCAAAAAAGGAGTAAAAATATTTGAGAATGAAAGTGCGAGTATTTTCTTTACCCCCCGTAAAAAGAAGTTTCCTTCTTCAAGGAAGGGAACCAAgagcatgttttttatttatttatctgcaCTCTTCCTCTGAATCTTTTCTATGTTTTTCTGTCTGAAGGCCCTTCTCAAATTTGCTAGCCCTTTCCATTTGTTCTGTTCAACAAATTCTCTCTGAGAAGAAGGGATTCGGACAAAGTTAGCTCTATCACAGAGCCAAGCGGTGTCACGCTGGTAGAAGGACAAAGTCGTCATTGACATCAACCATTGGAACGTAGAAGGATGGCACTTCGTTGACACACAGGGACTTATGTCCAGCAGGATCCAATTCTTGGACCTTCAACTGCCATTCCATCCTTTGTACCGCGTTGAGGGCTGCTGCCTCGTGCTGTTGCCGCATCAATAGACATGTCTGTAAGAGAGAGAAAGTGTGCGTCAACGACACCAGCAATAACTGACAAAAATCGTGGAACCTTGAGCTAtgcgggtttttttttgtgaccacgcttgtacctaaaaaaaacatctcaaatcaactttccccaccgaaataaatggaaatgccattaatccattcctgCCCCGCCGATCCCCCAAAATTTGTAATGTGTCTTTTAATAAGAAAATTAGCAttctacagtactgtactttataaaaccataaaatgatacaaaaaataaatagaatgtaaagaattttgccgtttttgcatcatgatttcatgcttcaataCAGTTGACattgtgcagctccttctgCACCTTGGGCACCAGGGGacagctagcagacttttgtaaatgaagttatgtggtttggatacatacacaatgtgtaaatattcgttttatgtttagttttgcagtaaacatcaactgggaGAGGCAATAAACAGAATTGATACCTGTACTTTCTCATCTAGCAGTGGAGTGCCTTAAGCTCActcgtactgtatgtcaaactttatttgcaagacagtaaaaataaataaattggggtGGGATTTGATCTTTTGATCTCTTTGATTTGATCTAATCGATCTTGATAAATTACATTTGAACCgtataacaatacttacaggaATATTGTCAACGCTGGGAAAATGCATTTAAgtgcatttcaatacaaaacattaaaaaaaaatatccctgGCCAAAATCAAACAGACCTGAagttaaagtgccattttaggattttttttagaacagtaTTGCCTTTAAATGGTTGCTGTGtggcagttgaaaagttggCCTGCATGTTGGAGGATTGAAGTGCTTCGGTGGTAAGAAAactactttttgcacaatttgcacgCCTATCAAGGGTtccatcattttttattttttaaatgaaatctgCCTCCCATCAGTCCTAGCAACGCTGCTTGATCCATGtcctccattttggtagccAAGCTCTGACGCGTGCGTCAGTTTAATGGGTGTACTGTGAAATTGTGCATTGACAAAAGTTGCACGTTTTTgggaacacaaaatgcagttgaaatgcatacattttaaaaacaaattcatttgtaattaattaatcgcGATCAATGCATTAAAGTCCCTCCcctaaaagaaataaacagctgCGCGACAGCTCTTAACTCGAAATACttgtaaattggggcactcCTAAGTCAAGGTAACATTGACAGGTAACACCAGACTTTTACCTTCATACGGTCATATTTATCATCTACATCCTGAATCCAGGAGATGAACTGTCGTGCGTTGAAGCGATCTCTCACAGATTTGTTCTCATCACCCTGAGCAAACATATTGTTATTGCAAGgttaagtaaaacaaaatcatcattcaTCATCTTCCATGGCACCTGTACATATAAATACAATTCCTACCTGGCTTTCTGATGGCATATTGTATACTTCAGAGTCCAAAAGCATGGTGCAGGCACTAAAGGGCACAGCCTGGTTCGCTATTGTCCTTGCAGCTCTGCAGTGGACTCTTAACACTTCCTGCTCACATGAGACAATGAGCTTCTCCTGTGAAAATAAAGCAAGAGATTGAGAAAAAATAATTCAAGGATCAGAATTTCATTTCTGTCTAGTACAGGCTTTGACCTTCCACCTAAGATTTTCGTGTGTATTTGGCTGCCTTAGtgcaaagcatgctgggaacacaaacacacaaaaagcaatTCGGGAATTTGTGGCTAATATGTTTCCTTACCCGTTCTATGCTGTGCTGCAACCGGAGCTTTCCTCTCACTGCCTCCTGTTGTCTGAAGAGCTCTTTCAGAGGCTCTGACAATGATGGTGGTGGGGCAATCTGTTAAAACGGCAAAAACCATTCAAATCCTctgcacaaacatacacattcaactgCAGAGGCCATTTTTATAGATCCACAATAAGATACCCATTGAAACTTTTGAAAGTGTGGCCAAATTATACAGAAACTACGGCATTCTGGCACCATTAAGACAAATCTATCTTAACTTACCACAGGGATATGAAGCTTGCTGAGGGGCTTTCCATCTAACAGATATGAGCCAGTGTAGGTCACATACTCCGCATAGCACTGTGGGGCCTGTGGGGTGATGTAGCACAAtattttcctcttttcctcAATCTTCTTCCTAATCTGCAGATACTCGAAATAGGGGTTGGAACGGTCACTGTGGTAAGGCTCAATGTCATCCAACTTTATGGCATTAACGACTACAGCCAACGTCTGTTGAATCATTTCCCGAGTCTGTTGCATGGCTGTGTTCACAAGCTGTACTTGCACCTGCTGCCCAGTCGAACGTGGAAACTTCCTTTTTCGTGGGTGCTGGGTCTGAGAATCATCTTCCTCTACTGGAAGTGGACGGCCTTTACTTGTTTTACTCAGAACCACTGTAGGCGAGCTGGTCAAAGAACTTGGTACAGATAGAGTAAGAGTTGAATTGGATGCATTCGATGAGATGGTAAGCAAAGAGTCTTTGTCTTTCTTTAGTGTTGAAAAGGCCAACACTGAACTGGGAGTTGGTGTTCTCGTAGGAATAGCATTAATGGTCACTACCGGACTAATGGTCACAGACAGGGAAGTTGTTGAAGAATTTATGCTAGGAGAAGGAACTGCAGCGGAAGGATTGTTCTTGGCCCGGTTGCGTGTCATCCTTTGAGGAATTTCATCCACCTTTTTGGGAATATCTGTGGACACTGTGCTGTGGGGTACTGGGACTGGCTTTTGTGTTGTCTCCTGAGTGTCTGAATGCTCCAGTGAACCGGGAGGGGTAACAGCCATTGGAAGGTGAGGAACAGGTTCGGGTGATAAAGATTCTGTTAGGGGCTCAGATTTGTCCTCCTGTCTCACCTCTGACTTGTCTACTGACACAGTGTCTTGTGGTAATTGCAAAGACTCAGGTATGGGGTGAATCTGGATGTTATGTAGCTGGCTGGTCTCAGATTTCACTGATGAATACAACACATCGGGATCAGACTCATCAGTGGGTCCAAACGGCATTTTACTCTCCAACATGATGCTCTGCTGTGTAAAAGCCAGAGGGCTACTGACTGGACCACTCTGAGGCTCATGGTCCAACTCTTGCTGAAAGTTGTCATGAGATGATGGTACAACTAAGTCTTGCTCAGTGGGTTCCCCTAGGCTTTGGTCTTCACTAGAGCATGTAGTTTCCACAAGACCTGAATGGTCTACTCGCATTAAGTCTGGGTCATCAACATCCGTAGTTCTATGTCTAATGTGAGCTTGGACAGTCTTGTTAAGGTCAGCAAAATCTGAGTCTCGATGCTCAGCTTCTTCTGACTTTTCTGGGAGAGGGAGTTCAGGCAAGGAGAATGGTCCCAGGTCATCTAGCTCATCTGCATCAGTAGAGAATGGATCTGCCCAGGGCACAACTGGCTCAGAGGCAACAGCTGGAGTCAGGTGTCCGTCAGTGGTGGGGCAGAAGTTACGTATGCTCTGCCTACCGCCTGGCTCGACACATGCAGTCTCTGTGTCTATCTGGTGAGTAATCTCAATATTAGATTTGTTGCAATCCTGGAAAAAAGACTCTAGTCTTGTGGAGGATGAGGAAGTATTTAAATAACTGGGTTCCTCATCCAGAGCAGTCTCAGGTCTCTCTGGAGAAGGAATGTCAGCCACAGCCTCCTTTTGCTCATCAAAATCCTCAGGGTCCTCTTCCTTGTGCCACCTATTCCAGGTGGCATATGGAGGAGTTACAGACGGGTGTCCAGTCAAGTGCTGCAGATCGTTGTCTGAATGAGAATAAGGACTGGTTATTTTAGAGACCGCAGCTTCTATCTCCCCATATGTCCGATGGGGAGATTTAAGTTCCACATCATGGTTCCAACTGATGCTGTGATCATAACAGTTTTCTCCATGGTTGGGTTCGGGATGCGGTGTAGAGAAATGGGGGACCTCTGGATCTTGTCGATCTGGTGACTCAACATGCCAGCTCTTTCTCAAAGGGTCCTCAATTTGAGCGGAGAATGAAGAGGGTTCCTGTGTTTGCTGTGTCTCATCCACAGCACAATGATCATCGTCTGTTCTTTCATCTAAATCAAGGTCTtcaccttcctcttcctcttcttcatcccTTTCCTCGATGACAGAGGGCAGATCTGAGAGGACCAGGTTAGGCTCACTGTGGTGAGGTTCAGATATGTCATCAATGTCAAGTGGAGGCAATGCTGCAGGAGCTGGTGTTGGTGGTGCAGCAATGTCAAAGCACGGCTCTTGTGGATCTGGCCTGTGAACTGGTGTAGATGGCTTAGGCAAGTAACTATTGAAAATACTATCAGAAAGATGTTCATTACTCTCTGTGCAAGGGAGTGTTGGTGTTGCCAGATCTGGTGTTGTATGATTTGCCTCCTGCCGAGGTGACAACAACCTAATTGGAGAGAAATAAGGCGAGGGCACGATCTCTAGTCTATCCACAGAGACAGATTTCTCATCTAGACTTTGTGAAGAAGCTGCAGCATCAAATTCAGCCAATGGATCACTATGCTGTCGAAGGAACTTGTCAGCCTCGATTTTGAACTCTTCTTCTAGAGGCCTGCGTACATCAGAGGAAGCAGAACGGCTGATCAGTGGCAACTGGAGGTTCTTTGCCGGGGTAGGGCAAGTGCCTTCCTGAAAACCTTGGGAGTACCTGCTGGTAGACAACAGAACGACAGGACATTAGAAAATAGTAAAAGGTAACagataaaaaaagataaattaaaAACCGCAAAATACCTTTCAAAGAAGGATGGTGAACATGCATTCATAGACATAGTCATTGCTGACGAGTTCTGGCAATCCAGCCCATCAAGCATAATATCGGGGTAATCTTCAGCACTACAAGATGGAGTCCGTGGAGTCTGCATTACTTCCTCATAACTGGGACAGGAGATGACAGATGTTGGTGTGGGGACACCAGTCGGCCTGTTATGTTCTGACCTGGGAGAAGCTGGGAGGTTCTCTTTCATTTGATGGCCAGGCAGCCAGTCTTTTGAGTTGTGAGTGTCTGTAGGTGGTTGGAACTTCCTACTGGGGGACATCATTTGAGCTGGTAGACCGACATCCTTCAGCTTCTTCTCTTTAAAACCAGACTCCAGGCTGCTTGATTTCTTAGAGGAGAGCTCACCACGGTTCTTCCTCACTTCTTCAGTGGACTTGGCTTTGTCCTTAAGTTTAGTGTCTCCTGTCTTGGGTCTCAGCTTCTCCATTTGTTTCATCCTTTCTTTATGTCTTTTATGACGCTCTTCAATTTCTTGATCTTTCAGACTCAACATCTGACCAAAACTAGTAATTTGATAATCTCCATCCACCAGTAGTTTTTCACGTGGACGGTTATCTTTCCGTCCTGTGTCTTTGGACTGATTAagcttttcattttcatctttaGTTTTTGACTTTATGTGATCTAATCTGTTGTCTTTTTCCAAAATATCCCgatttctgtcttttttaataTCAAATTTAGGGCTTTCTTCCTTTGATCTGTCTTTCAGAATTGTGACCTGAGGGCTATCCTTTAATCCTGACTTCATATCTTCTTTGGAGTGCTTCGATGAACCAAAGCAATCAATGTGCTTGTTCCTCTCCTCCtttattttatctttatgtttttcctttttctttttgtccttcattcTATCGCTGATGACAGCAGGTGCTTTATCCTTTTTAGACATCTCTTTTTCAAATTCTAATGTTTTATCAAAATCATCTTCACCGTCTCCTTTACTGCTATATGGGAAAGTGTAAGGATCTGCCTCGAGAGGCATTGGCTCTTTCTCAAAAGGTAAGCTCTCCCTGCGACTATACACGTCTCTGATTTCTTCAGTTTTGTCACGTTTGTCTCCTTTCTCCTTCTTAACCTTTTCTTTATCTTTGTCATGGCTTTTCttggaagacgaggaggaggaatgGCGAtgcctttctctctctctgaactTATCCTGGGGTGTGGATATAGAAAGAGAGTCTCTCCTGTCATCAGACATATCTGCAAGGCTGATAGAGTCATAGTAATTTGTGAGGATGGGTTCATGACCTCTGTCAGTGAAACTGTCCGAAGAAATATCACTGTTCTTGTCATTAGAGTCATCCTTGTAGTCATTCATAGCTTCTTCTTCCAATTTTTCTAGGAGGGACTTTTCGTTCTCACCACTGCCTTTTGATGGTTTTCTTTCCTTCAGATTATCCATCTTGTCTTtatatttgttctttgttttatcCTCACTGGTATCCCTTTTGTCCAAGAacttctgcttattttttttctcttggttTGAGTCCACTGACATTCTGTCTTTTCTTTCCTTATGTTTGACATCAACAGATtctttcttgtctttgttgtgtttctCCAGGGAGCCCTTCCGCTCTTTACCTGTGTCAAATGTggccttttctttcttcttctctttatAATCTTTGTCTTTAGCCTTCTCAGTATTATGTTTAGTCTCTGATGACATTTTCCTTACTTTGTCTGATGTAAAGTGATCCAGATCATCTTGATCAGGTGTTGAGTCTTTTCTGATAGAGTCAGAAACATGAGAAACAACACCATTGTAACTATCCTCATCATCACTTTCATCAGTGAAAATGTCAGCTATCTTGTACCACGTTTTCTCTCTGATTTTCTCtggctttctttcttctttcttcaccTCCAAGAAATCCTTCTCTCTGTCAGTATGTCTGTCTTGGGaggctttttctttcttgtccTTGGTCTGTTCTGATGACATCTTTCGATCTTTGTCTTTGCCATGAGACTCCTTGTGTTTGTCTTTTACGCCCTCCTTCTTGTCTTTGGTCGTCCGATCAATTTCCTTTTCCTTGGTAATTTTTTCTGATGAGATTTTCTCACTCTTGTCCTTCTCTTGATCCACAGCTCTctcttttattttctctttgtgcTTCTCAGCTTTTGTTTTCTCTCGCTTTTCAATTCCCTCaaacttcttttctttctccttaCCAGAATGATTTCTTTCGCGGATGTCACATGATTTACTGACAGCCTCAATTTCTTTCAAGAACATGTCATTGCCATATTCTTCTCTAATTGATTCTTGCTTGACTTTTGTGTCTTTTCTCTCCTTCATGAAGTCATACGAGTCTTTGCGATCTCGGCTGTTGTCTAGAGAATCTTTGTCTTTCTTGTCTTTACCAATTTCTGTGGATTCTTTCCGCTTCTTATCTTTTTCAACAAAGTGACtggagtttattttttgtttgtctgaccagtcttttttcttttcattagtCTTTTCTGAAGactctttgtctttcttttttgataTGACATCTTTCTCAGGTCTTTTCTCACTATGATCTGACTTTTTGTCTTTGACTTTCTCTTTCCTTCTCGTCTCTTCCTTTACTGTTTCAACAATAAGTTTAACAGAATTATTGGCCTTGTATTCCTTGTACTCTTTGACAGGAGCATCCCAACTGTCATCTCCATAGAGGGAAGAGTCTGAGGACATCTCTGAGCCCCATCTGTCATGATGGTCATCTGAGGCACTGAGCTTTGTATCATCCAGGTTGAGGAAACGGTTGTTGACATCATAGCTTTCATACTCTGACGACTCCTTCAGAACTTtgtcttttttacatttctccTCCTTGGTGTTTTTCTCCTTATCAACCTTCAGATGCTTTTCCTCTTTCTGGTCACTTTTTCTATCTGCTCTTGACTTC
This sequence is a window from Phycodurus eques isolate BA_2022a chromosome 2, UOR_Pequ_1.1, whole genome shotgun sequence. Protein-coding genes within it:
- the ankrd11 gene encoding ankyrin repeat domain-containing protein 11 isoform X2; this encodes MPKGGGSKAPQLDHFPLNTDMVEKQGGKKEKVSSNKTPKLDRSDGVKEMKEKASKRKLPFTTGPNGDQKDSDSEKPGPERKRIKKEPTNTRKAGLPFGMGMPGIRAGYPLSERQQVALLMQMTAEESVNSPDTTPKHQSQSSLGQKGTPNSASKTKDKVNKRNERGETRLHRAAIRGEVRRIKELISEGADVNVKDFAGWTALHEACNRGYYDVAKQLLAAGAEVNTKGLDDDTPLHDASNNGHFKVVKLLLRYGGDPRQSNRRGETPLNVANSPTMLNLLLGKGTYTSSEESSSESSEEEDAPSCAPSSSVDGNNTDSEFEKGLKLKGKTLDPPKSAVTPIKDEYEFDEDDEEERVPPVDDKHLLKKEFRKDAVSKANSFISIPKMEVKTYSKSNSLTPKKAVRRIISDSNSSDEDDRTLCFTPTPMPRQQTLQTNAKTRDSGNLSSKQLKDKNKVKKKRKKESKNNVGKEVRFGKVNDKFCTSDSDCGDMESEDDKGSNSIKDSSLIVKESPGFNTSSSSHGNLNSQKQAPSLAEQHPKQWRTDGWKTVSSPTWSDVSSLSDSVRTRLSSESDYSSAESSVESIKQVKRKGQESKKKNNNVHNNTMDKKNSDIYKNANPDCTASKTDVDGKVLKKHKVKHKHKSKEKDKAPSLVLNQDMNEKFVKSYSFDFDDSRQKSVIVESESPAESKIKLSKHDKDHSKKEERLSKSKSEEKDWSSGKDLHRTVEKEKNKKKDSTKDKTNKEEREKPIKSDKDRNIKEKPKEDKQKNHKEEKKKKSKEKSRADRKSDQKEEKHLKVDKEKNTKEEKCKKDKVLKESSEYESYDVNNRFLNLDDTKLSASDDHHDRWGSEMSSDSSLYGDDSWDAPVKEYKEYKANNSVKLIVETVKEETRRKEKVKDKKSDHSEKRPEKDVISKKKDKESSEKTNEKKKDWSDKQKINSSHFVEKDKKRKESTEIGKDKKDKDSLDNSRDRKDSYDFMKERKDTKVKQESIREEYGNDMFLKEIEAVSKSCDIRERNHSGKEKEKKFEGIEKREKTKAEKHKEKIKERAVDQEKDKSEKISSEKITKEKEIDRTTKDKKEGVKDKHKESHGKDKDRKMSSEQTKDKKEKASQDRHTDREKDFLEVKKEERKPEKIREKTWYKIADIFTDESDDEDSYNGVVSHVSDSIRKDSTPDQDDLDHFTSDKVRKMSSETKHNTEKAKDKDYKEKKKEKATFDTGKERKGSLEKHNKDKKESVDVKHKERKDRMSVDSNQEKKNKQKFLDKRDTSEDKTKNKYKDKMDNLKERKPSKGSGENEKSLLEKLEEEAMNDYKDDSNDKNSDISSDSFTDRGHEPILTNYYDSISLADMSDDRRDSLSISTPQDKFRERERHRHSSSSSSKKSHDKDKEKVKKEKGDKRDKTEEIRDVYSRRESLPFEKEPMPLEADPYTFPYSSKGDGEDDFDKTLEFEKEMSKKDKAPAVISDRMKDKKKKEKHKDKIKEERNKHIDCFGSSKHSKEDMKSGLKDSPQVTILKDRSKEESPKFDIKKDRNRDILEKDNRLDHIKSKTKDENEKLNQSKDTGRKDNRPREKLLVDGDYQITSFGQMLSLKDQEIEERHKRHKERMKQMEKLRPKTGDTKLKDKAKSTEEVRKNRGELSSKKSSSLESGFKEKKLKDVGLPAQMMSPSRKFQPPTDTHNSKDWLPGHQMKENLPASPRSEHNRPTGVPTPTSVISCPSYEEVMQTPRTPSCSAEDYPDIMLDGLDCQNSSAMTMSMNACSPSFFERYSQGFQEGTCPTPAKNLQLPLISRSASSDVRRPLEEEFKIEADKFLRQHSDPLAEFDAAASSQSLDEKSVSVDRLEIVPSPYFSPIRLLSPRQEANHTTPDLATPTLPCTESNEHLSDSIFNSYLPKPSTPVHRPDPQEPCFDIAAPPTPAPAALPPLDIDDISEPHHSEPNLVLSDLPSVIEERDEEEEEEGEDLDLDERTDDDHCAVDETQQTQEPSSFSAQIEDPLRKSWHVESPDRQDPEVPHFSTPHPEPNHGENCYDHSISWNHDVELKSPHRTYGEIEAAVSKITSPYSHSDNDLQHLTGHPSVTPPYATWNRWHKEEDPEDFDEQKEAVADIPSPERPETALDEEPSYLNTSSSSTRLESFFQDCNKSNIEITHQIDTETACVEPGGRQSIRNFCPTTDGHLTPAVASEPVVPWADPFSTDADELDDLGPFSLPELPLPEKSEEAEHRDSDFADLNKTVQAHIRHRTTDVDDPDLMRVDHSGLVETTCSSEDQSLGEPTEQDLVVPSSHDNFQQELDHEPQSGPVSSPLAFTQQSIMLESKMPFGPTDESDPDVLYSSVKSETSQLHNIQIHPIPESLQLPQDTVSVDKSEVRQEDKSEPLTESLSPEPVPHLPMAVTPPGSLEHSDTQETTQKPVPVPHSTVSTDIPKKVDEIPQRMTRNRAKNNPSAAVPSPSINSSTTSLSVTISPVVTINAIPTRTPTPSSVLAFSTLKKDKDSLLTISSNASNSTLTLSVPSSLTSSPTVVLSKTSKGRPLPVEEDDSQTQHPRKRKFPRSTGQQVQVQLVNTAMQQTREMIQQTLAVVVNAIKLDDIEPYHSDRSNPYFEYLQIRKKIEEKRKILCYITPQAPQCYAEYVTYTGSYLLDGKPLSKLHIPVIAPPPSLSEPLKELFRQQEAVRGKLRLQHSIEREKLIVSCEQEVLRVHCRAARTIANQAVPFSACTMLLDSEVYNMPSESQGDENKSVRDRFNARQFISWIQDVDDKYDRMKTCLLMRQQHEAAALNAVQRMEWQLKVQELDPAGHKSLCVNEVPSFYVPMVDVNDDFVLLPA